A window of Drosophila santomea strain STO CAGO 1482 chromosome X, Prin_Dsan_1.1, whole genome shotgun sequence genomic DNA:
aaataaagttctATAAATAATGTCAAACGATCGACTCCAATAGGAAATCCTTCTGCTATCGTCGTCTCTGCTATCTGTCGTCCAAGTATCAGATGCACGTGCTCCTCAACGAGCTGCGGGAGCTGGCTGCCCAGAAGGCGGTGCCGCATCGCGATTTCTACAACACCCGCAAGGTGGACACTCACATCCATGCCGCGTCCTGCATGAACCAGAAGCATCTGCTGCGCTTCATCAAGAAGACGCTGAAGAACAACGCCAACGAGGTGGTCACCGTCACCAATGGCCAGCAGATGACCCTGGCCCAGGTGTTCCAGTCGATGAACCTGACCACTTACGATCTGACCGTCGACATGCTGGACGTCCATGCCGATCGCAACACCTTCCATCGCTTCGACAAGTTCAACTCCAAGTACAATCCCATTGGGGAGTCGCGACTCCGGGAGGTGTTCCTCAAGACGGACAACTATCTGAATGGCAAATACTTTGCACAGATCATAAAGGTGGTTATTCATTCACAACTCGAGTAGAGTCATAAACTAATACTTGCTTATTGTTACATATTCTTGCCAGGAAGTGGCCTTCGATCTGGAGGAGTCCAAGTACCAGAATGCCGAGCTGCGTCTCTCCATCTATGGCAAATCGCCGGATGAGTGGTACAAGCTGGCCAAGTGGGCCATCGACAATGATGTGTACAGCTCGAACATTCGCTGGCTGATCCAGATACCCCGTCTCTTCGACATCTTCAAGTCGAACAAGATGATGAAGTCATTCCAGGAGATCCTGAACAATATATTCCTGCCGCTCTTCGAGGCGACAGCCAGACCCAGTAAGCATCCCGAGTTGCATCGCTTTCTGCAGTATGTGATCGGGTTCGATTCGGTGGACGATGAGTCCAAGCCGGAGAATCCGCTCTTCGACAACGATGTGCCCCGACCGGAGGAGTGGACATACGAGGAGAATCCGCCCTATGCCTACTACATCTACTATATGTACGCCAACATGACGGTGCTGAACAAGTTTAGACAGTGAGTAGAAGTATATGaatagaaatatttatgattatttattaacCCTTGGTCACCTTTGCCATTTCAGATCGCGCAACATGAACACCTTTGTGCTGCGACCCCATTGCGGCGAGGCTGGACCCGTGCAGCATCTGGTTTGCGGCTTCCTCATGGCCGAGAACATCTCCCACGGCCTCCTGCTCCGCAAGGTGCCGGTGCTGCAGTATCTGTATTATCTAACCCAGATCGGCATTGCCATGTCGCCGCTGTCGAACAACTCGCTGTTCCTCAACTACCATCGCAATCCGTTGCCGGAGTATTTGGCCCGTGGCCTCATCATTTCCCTCTCCACGGATGATCCCTTGCAATTCCACTTCACCAAGGTGGGTCaccatttaaatatgttttcatttttagcaTTTCATTTGAACATCCCTGCTCCTTTTACAGGAACCCCTCATGGAGGAGTACAGCATTGCGGCCCAGGTGTGGAAGCTCAGCTCATGCGACATGTGCGAGCTGGCCAGGAACAGTGTGATGATGAGTGGATTTCCACATGCCGTGAGTTCGCAGCTTGCATTTGTTATGACCAGGACAACTgatttccattcccatttcacCAACAGATCAAACAGCAGTGGCTGGGACCCATCTACTATGAGGACGGTATCATGGGCAACGACATCACGCGCACCAATGTGCCAGAGATCCGGGTGGCCTATCGCTATGAGACCCTGCTGGACGAGCTGTCCAACATCTTCAAGGTGAACCAGACCTGCTCCGTCCCAGACCTAAACGCCTCATAGTCTGGCAGATGGTCCGTGTGGTACATCTGCTCCATCGCGTTGTTGTGGCTTCCTATGCTAACTTAATGCAAATTACGCAGATATATACGCTAGttatatacataatttaaatgtttctgTACTAACCAAATTGTAAACGCGGCAGACCAAAACctttaaatatacaaaacttGTACACGCAACTTTCTCATTCAATCAATTTctcattaaaattaatcaTAAAGGTTAGTAATACATGCggtataagtatatatatcgagcaatgtgttttttaaaaagtaataaaagtggatcgaaaaaaaaacattaaaaatattaatgttcaaaattaaattttttaaaatatagtaGTACTTTTTAAAATCTTACTTTAAATGGGTTGAAATCAGTGTAAGCTAAAAAATATGCCTTCGAACACTTTTAAAGAAACGTAAGagtcatttaaaatattaaatctacatttttaaacaataacgctgcaaaactttttaaaaattttaaaatatttgatattttagGGTGACCCTTTTGAGCTGCGCTTTCTCCCACTGAGCTGCGGTATATTTTGTGGTATATTTGATTGCTTGCCGGATGGTATATTATAAACGTAACCCGCGGCGGTCACACTTCACTGTAcgaatttttttgattttccaaTGCAGGcgcacaaagaaaatgcagAAAAGCTGATAGAATAAAGGAAAAGTCAACTGACTGATTGCCAACCAGCCGCGCACAGTAAGCTGTGGTCTTTTCCGACCGGAAAAAGCGAGCAAATCGTTGATTTCGGGGCGGCGTCCCCCCCGCAGAGCGAGACAGCAAGTGTGGCGAGGGAGTAGGAGAGACGGAAGAAGAAGACgagaaggaggagcaggatctggatgataaatatatatattagaaaatataacaaaagACAGAATGACCACACAGCGGACGCAGACGCAGGCAAGGAATCCGGGCAATTCCGATTCCGACTATGAGACACTGATGCAGCGGCTTCACatcggcggtggtggtggtggtgttggtgtaGGAGGAGGGGGCGGCAACGGTGGCCCTGGAGacgggggcgtggccatgCGAGGCTACCAGCGCTCACCGGGCGCCATCGAGAACTACCTGCAGGAaagtcagcagcagcagcagcagcagcaacaacagatgcagcaaatgcagcaCCTCCATCACAATCAGGACTATAAGCTGTACGAGCGGGGCAACATCATTGCCGCCTCCAAATACGCCACGCCCCGTCCGGTGGAGCAGATACAGCACACGCACAATGGAAGCGCACACATCTATGCACCGACCGCACAGATTCTGGGCCAGCGTATTGCACCGCAGAAGCATTCGCCGGTATACGAGAACCTGGAGTTCTACGGCCAATTCGATTCCAACCACAAGAGGGCACAGCCCCAAAGTCCCGGGAGCAGGCAGAGCGCCATACTGAACGGCTATCTGCTGATGCAGCCCATTCGGGCTGGGCGCTTTGCGCACACGCCGGTGCCAGAGAATCAGGGAGCTGCATCGATGGGAACGGCCAGAGGAGCAGGtggaccaccaccaccaccgggACGTTCAGCGGCCCTGGGGCCAACTGGAGATCTGGAGGAGCATGCTGCGCCCATTTACGAGAACATCATTCCACACTCCGGGCAGCGGGCACAGCCACAGGCCTCGCCGGCCACCGCCACCATGTATCAGGAGATGCAGCCCACGTCCAACTCCTCGGGCGGTTCGTCCACTGCCGGTCTGGATCTCAATGCGCTGCTGGCCTCGCCCATGCACCAGCGCAGCATAAGCAGCAATACGGCCAGTGTCAGCTCTTTGGGATCGCCCACCCAACGATATAGGAATCTATCGCTACCCAGCCACCTAAGTCCCGTGCCCACAGCGCAGTCGGTGGCcaaactgcagcagcacaCGCCCATCAAGTCGCCCGGTGGCGCCATAAATGTCTCGGTTAATCCCAACTATATAGAGGACATCAATAGCTCCGACTACGTTTGCATGACGGCGAATCTGCACAGGAATACGGCAGCGGGATTGGCCACCGGCAGGGCGGCTGCCACAGGAGCCACTGCCCAGCGAACCGTCCAGGAACCACCAATAATAACGTCATCACTGGCCATGGGAATGGCGACGGCAGCTCCACCAGCCACATCTATTGCACCGGTATCAACGGCGccatcagcaccagcagcagcagcaccaccaccaacatcAACATCCACCGCTTCCTTGAGGGCGACGCCCATTGCGATGACGGCTCCTCTAGCGGTGGCCACATCACCCACTCCCTCGCAGGGCAGCACAGGTAAGCGGATCTCTCCcaaaaataagcaattacTCTTAGTGATGGAATAGGCACTGCATCACCCAGGTGGGGTACATGCTATATACCAAGATCTTAGCCCTAATGATGCAATGGATGGAATTGGTCCAATAAAATGATAATGATATCAagctttcatttaaatattgaatacTTTAATGCACGTTGAGGTATTATAGACATGTATTTCGCCTGGCTTGGTataaaatgccataaatatttgggTATCTTTGTGTGCTTTCACCTACATGGATACATTCCATCACTGCTCGACCATCCATTCGAAATTGTATTAATCAAAACTAATGAATCCAAATGTTTCCCCCCCACCAAAAAATTCTTGCACGCAGCCGTTAACGCTGCCTTGAAACCCAGGAGAGGTATGATGGGATGGGTTGAGCTTGGTTTCTCCAAGGGGTTGGGTTCCACCAACCGTTCGTGTCATCACTCATCGCTCAATCATAAACCGGTTGGCGGGGCGACAAACTTTGGTCAAACGGTTGCCGCTAACCGGTTTATTTTCAAGTCCTTTACCTGAACCGATTCGAGGAAAACCGAAACCGATtcaaatgcaatatttttcatttcgccatGATTGAAATTGTGGTTTTATCGTTTAGACAAAAGCTTCTTTTATGTTTGATTAATGGAACTATAATCAcgatttttgcatatttatttttcattgtAAAATTTGGTTTACTTCGCGAATTCTTTAGCAGACAAGAAGCCACTCTTTcttgatttaattaatttcccatttcttgatttatttatttcaattatgtGCGATCATAACTAATAATCATGGGATTATTCGTGCCAACAATGCGCccgcatatttatttttgatttttccacGCTGACTAAGCTTTGCTTGGCCAGCCAAATCGATAGCATGACCTAATATATCTGATCTGTAATATCTGCTCAGGTCTCACCAAGAATCTGCTGCCGTACAGCGTCACCCCGCCGCGTCCGGCTGGCCCGACGGAGGCGCAGCGCAAGATCGAGGAGCTCACCCgccagctggaggaggagatCGAGCAGAGCGAGGAGCACGGCGAATACTTTGGTATGTATGAGCAACGCTTAAGTGCTATTTCTGACTCATAGCAATCGCTTTCAATCACCTAGGCATTTGTCACACCTGCGGTGAGAAGGTGAAGGGTGCCGGGCAGGCTTGTCAGGCGATGGGCAATCTGTATCACACCAATTGCTTCATCTGCTGCTCCTGCGGACGGGCGCTGCGAGGCAAGGCGTTCTACAATGTGCACGGGCGGGTCTATTGTGAGGAGGATTACATGGTGAGCAGATGGTTATAGCTTAGTCAGGACTGCAAAATATTGATGTTCACATGCaaatttcttttgattttgttaaaACACTTTCGTAACTGTGCTGCTTTAATGagtttataattatttaattaatatatttatgattatGAATCGTTATTTTTGGTTACTGACACAATTACCCttttcatttgctttgttaTGATTTCAATGccattaattaataataataagaattCCCTCTTGCAGTACTCGGGCTTCCAGCAGACGGCGGAAAAGTGCGCCATCTGCGGCCACCTGATCATGGAAATGGTTCGTACTGCATTCGTACCATTCGTTGCCATCCCACTCTAAATGgcgctctctctcttcctCTTGCAGATCTTGCAGGCCATGGGCAAGTCGTATCATCCGGGCTGCTTCCGGTGCTGTGTGTGCAATGAGTGCTTAGATGGGGTGCCCTTCACCGTGGACGTGGACCACAAGATCTACTGCGTCAACGATTACCACCGAATGTTTGCGCCCAAGTGCGCCAGCTGCGGCAAAGGTGGGTTTCCAACTTCATTCATAGAATACCTCAATAGTTAAGTCCGCAATTTGCGCAACCGCAGGCATCACACCCGTCGAAGGCACCGACGAAACTGTGCGCGTCGTCTCGATGGACAAGGACTTCCACGTGGACTGCTACATCTGCGAGGAGTGCGGCATGCAGCTGACCGATGAGCCGGACAAACGCTGTTACCCGCTGGACGGGCGCCTGCTCTGCCGCGGCTGCCACCTGCAACGTCTGGCGTTGCAGTCCTCGCCGCACGCCCGTCACCAGGAGCCCGTCTGCGCCTCGTACCAGTATATGGGATGAGCGGCGTGTCCCGACCTTCTACCTTCGACTGAGTGGCGCACAAAACCAGAACAAACTATCGCAATCAACTTATTCCAATTAACAATATTATCTTAAATAGACAGAAGTgaaaacaaatgcatttataCAAAACGATTGCCAAGTTAGtggctttttttttcatttttatggcaGTGTACTAGGATCTCCAAACGGATCTGTTCGAAGCTATATAATGGATTCCTGAAATCTCCGAAAGTTGGCAGCAATGGTTGGCAAATACtattttgatatattaatgtgtttttcatatgtatgtatgcccTATGGTGTTCCTGAGACCTCTTGAGGTTTCAAAGCAATAGCAACGGTGTCTCAaattatgcaataaaatacttaatacttCTGATCTGCTAGTCTTATGTGGATATTTTAATGGGTTATTGTGGTATGCATTTCGGTAACACCTCAAACATAATCTCGGCATATTCTCATATTCTCAGAAATGTTCCAATcaagtaatttaaaaaatcatcaatttaattttaaccAAACTCAAAAAAAACGTAGTTAAACGATCACTGATATTAATCTGGCTAGTGTTAGTGCATAAGGATCTCCAGCTGGACGAGGCGCTGGTTGGTGGTCGATGGCATTCGGTAGGGAACGCTGGCGGCCATGTTGGTCAATGCCTTGGCCCTGTCCCGCAAATGCCTTATGGCGGCCTCCTTGTTTTCGCTCTTGGTTTCATCGCCGAAAACTGAACCTGTTCCACTCGAGCCCTTTAGCTTCACATACTCCTGGTACACAATGTCCATGGCCGCCAGCAGGATATCGGGCAGCACCTTGATGATCTCGGGACCCATACGCTTTAGGTTCGTCACACAATCGTCCACTTCCAAGGAGCTGACAGGTATTAGCCTATTGATGGCCAGGATTTCCAATGCCAAACGCGATCCGCCCGCGTGATAGAGGTCAAAGAAGTCCATGACCTGTGTAAGCACCGTATACGTGAGAATCAGATGCACCTCTACCTCCGCTTTGCGCTCGGGTAGCCCTGCATCCAGTCGGTCAATGACAACGCCCAACCGCTCCCTCATGCTTTCACTTTGCGGTGGCTGGTGGACCACCTGCACCAGTAAGGAGCACAGCAAACGCAGTGCCTTGCCCAGCTGGCCAGCAATGAAGTAGAGCTCGATGGCCGACTCGTAGTTGCTGCGTTTGGACAACTCATCGCCCACCATTGCGGCCAGGGAGTACTTATCGCAGTCCAGCGTATGGAATTCCGCAAAGATGCCGCTAAATAAGGGGAATAAACCATAAGCTTTTTGCCGGAAGAGTATAGAACGTAACTTACCCTGTGTAGCGGAAGGACTTTTCTGCATCCTCGACCCCGAAAACCAGCTCTAGCATAGGGTTGCTGCAGTTCTCAACGAGCAGATCGCAGACGCAGGTAAGCATCGCGTTGGTGCCATCCTCGGATTTGAAGTGGCGCAACAGGTAATAGTACTGCAGTGCCTGCTTGGTGTCCGTCTGCTCAAAGCACTTGGCGTACATGACGATCAGCCGCACAAGATTGAGTCGCTTCATGGGCGTTGGGTCTTCGGGTTCGGAGCTCAGTAGCGGTTGTTTGACGGAACGAGGTGCTCCCAGCATGGATATCTCATTCAGAGCAATGGCCATGTGAACCGCATGCGATCGATTTTTCTCGGTGCGAGCGAGGAATTCAATGGCGGCCTCAAATTGACCGGTGAGCGCAAGCACCTGGAAGTATAGCGGTGCCTTCTCGCGGGCATTGAAGTAGTTCTCGCCGTACTTTTCCAAAATGAGCGACTGTAGGCCGCTGTAGGTTAGCTGCTCGATGTTGTAGTCGCGTTGGTCCTGGCTGCGCAGAATGGACAGTTGCATCCACAGAAAGTCGTCGATGCTGCGCATCAGCTCTACGTGAGTGAAGTGCGGATCACAGGCCAACAGGATGACGTATACCTAATGAGAAGGGAGAACATATCATTAGAACGAATACAAGCAATAAGTACCATCAAAAGACGAGCACTCACCGCCTTTTTGTAGGGATCCGTGCAGTCGTGCAGTTTGTTGTTGAACTCCAACTTCAACTGACCCTCGAGCTTGGCCATCGAGGTGCCCGCCTCGCCGTTCTTTCGCAGCGTCATCAGCTTCAGTAGGTCGGGGCAGGTTCCCGATTCCTTGAGGTACATTGCAGCCGCTTCCATATCGCCACTCCTCATGCTATAGTAAACCAGTGGCCACAAAGGTCGGCCATTGTTCACGTCGAGCAGCCCGTAGAGGGATTGTGGCCGCTGGAAAGTAACGGCGACATAGGAGCGCACCAGGTGGTACACGTTTGGAATTCCGCCACGCCGGGCCAGAACTAAATTCGGCTCGATGAACTGTTTCATATACGTCTTATATCTGCCCTCCAAGTAGGTGCGAGCCTGATGAACGAAATGCGGTGCTGTCTGACGATTCTTGATTGGATCAATGCTGCGCGAGAGTGGCGTCACCGCGGACATAAACTCCAATACGTTCCACATCTCGGCTACGAGCTCATCATCGAAGAACTCCCGCGCCAGTTGGGCGAAGGTCGACACCAAGTTAGGGCGCTGTATGCCCTGGATGTGCGACTCGTTGTAGATGGTGATCTGTTCAGCATACAGCTGCTGATGGACATTCAGTCTGGAGTATGGAGTGGGTTCGTCGGCCATGGCCGTGGGCACCATCTGACGCTGCACGTCGGGGAAGTCCTGTTGGTTTGGTCCGACCAAAGCGTTCAGCAGCGATTCCTTCTCCTCACCCCACTCCGAGTAGACGCAGCGCCACTTCTGTCGCTCCACAGAGTCAAATATCTGCACAAAAGATTGATTAAAGGCATAGAAAGTTAAGGATTTGGATGTCAGGAGCATCTCGTTTGGCACACTCACGCTGCGATTCGTTTCGTCGATAACTGACAGTATGGCGTTCTCCCGCTCGTTCTTCAGATAGCCCTGCACATCGGTGTCCGTCACAGGATCAAGTGGCTCGAAGGATTGACGGGCGCTAAGCGTCTCCAGCTTCTGGGTAAGCTTGGGCAGGTCCACGCCCTTGGAGCCGAGCAGTATGTGGCTGCATTTGGATGACCGGTTAACATAACTATTTGTGGCGCATGGCATATAGCGAACTACTCACGCTTGCAGATCGTTGGTGCCCGTTTGGGTGACGCGCGAGTGGAACTCCTGGGTGGCTTGCAGCACCTGGGACATGGTCCGTTCCACGCCCGGCACCTCCGTGTCCATCTTGGTCTCGTTCGTCAGGCGCTGggcctgctgcagcagctccaccaGATCCATGTCGGGATGTTGGGAAGCAAAAGCCGgtgctaacaaaaaaaaaaatcaagacAGCGCACACCAAGCTGCTAGTGTTGCCACCTGGTCGAAATCCGGAATATTTTGGCGccacatatatttttcagtGGATGGTATTTTTGTTCGACCATTAAATTTAACAtcttttataaaattaaataactatAATAATGTCTACGAGTGGTACAGTTAATATGGATAGCGTACTTTGGAACTATTTCtcaatatataaaagttgATTTGATACGAGAAAATATCATTCAATATAGGAAATAAGTATCGTTGGTTCATGTtattgaaatgttaaaaaaaactgtTAATAACAGCTTTGGTATTTTTGGCCGGCCAAAATGTAAAACCGTCTGGCAGCCCTGAACAGCAGGCGTTAGGGTATTTCGCACAGTGCAGATTGGTTTATTCAGCGGCTCACCAATTCAATCGTGAATAGACTTTAGCAGCGCGCAAATCGTAGAACAGAACggcataattttttttaacactGCGAGGCGAGCTTCTTCTTCCCTCcgtctctgtgtgtgtgtgactgtgCTACTTGTGTGTGTTACGGCTTGTGtacgtgagtgtgtgtattgGCAAAGAAAATTAGCacaacaaaagcgaaaaggAAACGAACACGCACGCACCTCGTCACGCGGATAAAACTCTTCGATCTGATCAGATATCGAGAATAAGCAATACAACAAACAATATCGCAATGTCGGCCGAAGTGGAATCGCAGCAGAGCCAGGAGACGAACGGCACCAGCAAATTCGATGTGCCCGAGATAGAATTGATCATAAAGGTGAGCGACATTTGCATACCGCTgcagttttccatttcgctCCGTGCGCAGTGAAAATGCAGCTAAggcaaaagcagaagcagaagcaaaggcaaacaaaggcaaaaacaagaagCGACTGGGAAAACGCGAACTGCCGTTTGTCCCTCCccctcctccaccacctccCCCTCTCTTCGGCTTCTACCCCTCCGTTTGTTCTTcgtcttcctcttcttcttcccGTTTTGGCACTTTGCAGTGTGTCACATTTGGTTAAAACGAACAGAATACGTTTAGCACCCCCCTCCGCGTCGCGCCCCTTGCGCCTTGCGGTTCCTAAGCATCGCCAAAACCGGTTTTCTCCTTTTCTCCTTTTCTCCCTGTCGCacactacacacacactcacacatgcatTCAGGCACATCTGCACAGAACGAAATTGTTGATAAACTTACATATGATTTTAAGAACTCCATTATTATCATTATAGAACATCAAAAATTCTTGAAGTCTAATTTATCTTTTACAACATATTCTTAAACACTTGTTTGGTGCCATACTCTATATCCACCGATTTTAGATTAATAACAagatattaatataaaatatctttttCATATTCGGAATACATGTCACAAGGTATAAAGATATTTCTTTGTGTGCCAAGTCTGAATTTTGTGGAACGTAACATATTTCTGCGGTTCTTATCTGCTATAAACTTTAATCACATTTCATTGCGCCAATTGCTCAACAAATGCTCCTTCTTCTTTCAAGTTCTCCTAAGCCCCCCGCACCGCCCCTCTTCGCATCCACCAGCATGTATCTATGCCTGTGTCTGTGTGAACTAgacgtttttttttatcttttagTGATTTCTAAATTTCTTGACGCATACGTCATGCTCCTCCAAAGAATCGAAGAAATCAAAAAGCTAGCACCCTGCACACTTGCGGTCAAGGTAATAGCATTCAGAAGAAGATTCCTTCAGTGAACGTAAATCATGGAACTTATCTTAACTGGAGATTGCTTCATATTTAGTGTCTCAAAGTGTGCTGTATTTCTTTATGTATTGCAAATTATTGATAACAAGAACTTGTTCAATTTTTTCCAATACTTTCAAGACATCTTCTCGATTACAACGCTTCTCTTATCAGTTTTGTTCTGCAATGGGGAAAATAACTTGTGATAAAAACAATTGTTCATTGGAATCTTTCTTAAGGTTGCTATTATTGCAAAATGAGTCAGAGAAGGTTGAAGATTACGAACCCTTCGCTTGGCTTTTATAGGCCACAATCTATCTTTTTTCCCGCAATTGTAAGTCAAGCATGACTCCACTTAACTTGATTTTTTGTTGGTTCCCACTGTTTGCCGaagtaattgtaattgttttcGGAACACTT
This region includes:
- the LOC120456861 gene encoding AMP deaminase 2 isoform X5, with amino-acid sequence MNFNRMDTAHRLRVDVRLYGGPMGNQLNDTSTAYAATPTVSSDDLSDLTDSPVDEKAEADVEVTNEISAPYEVPQFPIEQIEKKLQIQRHLNEKQATGPRPVATTTVLATHRESSSSTEGRESAVDMERNDADINFQRVSISGEDTSGVPLEDLERASTLLIEALRLRSHYMAMSDQSFPSTTARFLKTVKLKDRINNLPVKEVSDIIRKMSVTNIQEPTDVHLRHSHMKVTNPWNVEFPKDENFRIKPLNGVFHIYENDDESSEIKYEYPDMSQFVNDMQVMCNMIADGPLKSFCYRRLCYLSSKYQMHVLLNELRELAAQKAVPHRDFYNTRKVDTHIHAASCMNQKHLLRFIKKTLKNNANEVVTVTNGQQMTLAQVFQSMNLTTYDLTVDMLDVHADRNTFHRFDKFNSKYNPIGESRLREVFLKTDNYLNGKYFAQIIKEVAFDLEESKYQNAELRLSIYGKSPDEWYKLAKWAIDNDVYSSNIRWLIQIPRLFDIFKSNKMMKSFQEILNNIFLPLFEATARPSKHPELHRFLQYVIGFDSVDDESKPENPLFDNDVPRPEEWTYEENPPYAYYIYYMYANMTVLNKFRQSRNMNTFVLRPHCGEAGPVQHLVCGFLMAENISHGLLLRKVPVLQYLYYLTQIGIAMSPLSNNSLFLNYHRNPLPEYLARGLIISLSTDDPLQFHFTKEPLMEEYSIAAQVWKLSSCDMCELARNSVMMSGFPHAIKQQWLGPIYYEDGIMGNDITRTNVPEIRVAYRYETLLDELSNIFKVNQTCSVPDLNAS
- the LOC120456861 gene encoding AMP deaminase 2 isoform X6, with amino-acid sequence MNFNRMDTAHRLRVDVRLYGGPMGNQLNDTSTAYAATPTVSSDDLSDLTDSPVDEKAEADVEVTNEISAPYEVPQFPIEQIEKKLQIQRHLNEKQATGPRPVATTTVLATHRESSSSTEGRESAVDMERNDADINFQRVSISGEDTSGVPLEDLERASTLLIEALRLRSHYMAMSDQSFPSTTARFLKTVKLKDRINNLPVKEVSDIIRKMSVTNIQDVHLRHSHMKVTNPWNVEFPKDENFRIKPLNGVFHIYENDDESSEIKYEYPDMSQFVNDMQVMCNMIADGPLKSFCYRRLCYLSSKYQMHVLLNELRELAAQKAVPHRDFYNTRKVDTHIHAASCMNQKHLLRFIKKTLKNNANEVVTVTNGQQMTLAQVFQSMNLTTYDLTVDMLDVHADRNTFHRFDKFNSKYNPIGESRLREVFLKTDNYLNGKYFAQIIKEVAFDLEESKYQNAELRLSIYGKSPDEWYKLAKWAIDNDVYSSNIRWLIQIPRLFDIFKSNKMMKSFQEILNNIFLPLFEATARPSKHPELHRFLQYVIGFDSVDDESKPENPLFDNDVPRPEEWTYEENPPYAYYIYYMYANMTVLNKFRQSRNMNTFVLRPHCGEAGPVQHLVCGFLMAENISHGLLLRKVPVLQYLYYLTQIGIAMSPLSNNSLFLNYHRNPLPEYLARGLIISLSTDDPLQFHFTKEPLMEEYSIAAQVWKLSSCDMCELARNSVMMSGFPHAIKQQWLGPIYYEDGIMGNDITRTNVPEIRVAYRYETLLDELSNIFKVNQTCSVPDLNAS
- the LOC120456861 gene encoding AMP deaminase 2 isoform X4, whose product is MSYRGMLSTSDGSPVELRVQDVDSFDGSMMSHAATNGSKGSGKSLNASTSMSMPQKPSSLRATPSCCPCDLTDSPVDEKAEADVEVTNEISAPYEVPQFPIEQIEKKLQIQRHLNEKQATGPRPVATTTVLATHRESSSSTEGRESAVDMERNDADINFQRVSISGEDTSGVPLEDLERASTLLIEALRLRSHYMAMSDQSFPSTTARFLKTVKLKDRINNLPVKEVSDVHLRHSHMKVTNPWNVEFPKDENFRIKPLNGVFHIYENDDESSEIKYEYPDMSQFVNDMQVMCNMIADGPLKSFCYRRLCYLSSKYQMHVLLNELRELAAQKAVPHRDFYNTRKVDTHIHAASCMNQKHLLRFIKKTLKNNANEVVTVTNGQQMTLAQVFQSMNLTTYDLTVDMLDVHADRNTFHRFDKFNSKYNPIGESRLREVFLKTDNYLNGKYFAQIIKEVAFDLEESKYQNAELRLSIYGKSPDEWYKLAKWAIDNDVYSSNIRWLIQIPRLFDIFKSNKMMKSFQEILNNIFLPLFEATARPSKHPELHRFLQYVIGFDSVDDESKPENPLFDNDVPRPEEWTYEENPPYAYYIYYMYANMTVLNKFRQSRNMNTFVLRPHCGEAGPVQHLVCGFLMAENISHGLLLRKVPVLQYLYYLTQIGIAMSPLSNNSLFLNYHRNPLPEYLARGLIISLSTDDPLQFHFTKEPLMEEYSIAAQVWKLSSCDMCELARNSVMMSGFPHAIKQQWLGPIYYEDGIMGNDITRTNVPEIRVAYRYETLLDELSNIFKVNQTCSVPDLNAS
- the LOC120456861 gene encoding AMP deaminase 2 isoform X11 → MSFADDSYSFGRCYEYQPDDCKWQATGPRPVATTTVLATHRESSSSTEGRESAVDMERNDADINFQRVSISGEDTSGVPLEDLERASTLLIEALRLRSHYMAMSDQSFPSTTARFLKTVKLKDRINNLPVKEVSDIIRKMSVTNIQEPTDVHLRHSHMKVTNPWNVEFPKDENFRIKPLNGVFHIYENDDESSEIKYEYPDMSQFVNDMQVMCNMIADGPLKSFCYRRLCYLSSKYQMHVLLNELRELAAQKAVPHRDFYNTRKVDTHIHAASCMNQKHLLRFIKKTLKNNANEVVTVTNGQQMTLAQVFQSMNLTTYDLTVDMLDVHADRNTFHRFDKFNSKYNPIGESRLREVFLKTDNYLNGKYFAQIIKEVAFDLEESKYQNAELRLSIYGKSPDEWYKLAKWAIDNDVYSSNIRWLIQIPRLFDIFKSNKMMKSFQEILNNIFLPLFEATARPSKHPELHRFLQYVIGFDSVDDESKPENPLFDNDVPRPEEWTYEENPPYAYYIYYMYANMTVLNKFRQSRNMNTFVLRPHCGEAGPVQHLVCGFLMAENISHGLLLRKVPVLQYLYYLTQIGIAMSPLSNNSLFLNYHRNPLPEYLARGLIISLSTDDPLQFHFTKEPLMEEYSIAAQVWKLSSCDMCELARNSVMMSGFPHAIKQQWLGPIYYEDGIMGNDITRTNVPEIRVAYRYETLLDELSNIFKVNQTCSVPDLNAS
- the LOC120456861 gene encoding AMP deaminase 2 isoform X12, which translates into the protein MSFADDSYSFGRCYEYQPDDCKWQATGPRPVATTTVLATHRESSSSTEGRESAVDMERNDADINFQRVSISGEDTSGVPLEDLERASTLLIEALRLRSHYMAMSDQSFPSTTARFLKTVKLKDRINNLPVKEVSEPTDVHLRHSHMKVTNPWNVEFPKDENFRIKPLNGVFHIYENDDESSEIKYEYPDMSQFVNDMQVMCNMIADGPLKSFCYRRLCYLSSKYQMHVLLNELRELAAQKAVPHRDFYNTRKVDTHIHAASCMNQKHLLRFIKKTLKNNANEVVTVTNGQQMTLAQVFQSMNLTTYDLTVDMLDVHADRNTFHRFDKFNSKYNPIGESRLREVFLKTDNYLNGKYFAQIIKEVAFDLEESKYQNAELRLSIYGKSPDEWYKLAKWAIDNDVYSSNIRWLIQIPRLFDIFKSNKMMKSFQEILNNIFLPLFEATARPSKHPELHRFLQYVIGFDSVDDESKPENPLFDNDVPRPEEWTYEENPPYAYYIYYMYANMTVLNKFRQSRNMNTFVLRPHCGEAGPVQHLVCGFLMAENISHGLLLRKVPVLQYLYYLTQIGIAMSPLSNNSLFLNYHRNPLPEYLARGLIISLSTDDPLQFHFTKEPLMEEYSIAAQVWKLSSCDMCELARNSVMMSGFPHAIKQQWLGPIYYEDGIMGNDITRTNVPEIRVAYRYETLLDELSNIFKVNQTCSVPDLNAS